The Bacteroidota bacterium genome contains a region encoding:
- a CDS encoding GWxTD domain-containing protein, with the protein MKPLLIIIFSLFFIQNIFSAPPEKFYFDCSASVFRGSDGKNIVEFYYAVYQKFLKYSPSGSGFSADAKLDVTIYQKNVDKPMAVNTYKIPSEVSDTTGNNIKNKIVGQINYEMKFGEYKVVVTASDFNNPLMVDSSEFDLLVEDFSGGVKLSDIELATSITKSTDTKNLFYKNTLEVTPNAGGLYGKNVSELYYYCELYNLSSANMSEEATIKRRILSLNNEELVSSEKKIKQGVESRVEFGMFKIDTLKTGGYIFELSFVDTQKNLNIVKTKKFFLFTVTDDRQSSDKGQGDYLKSEYVILNEKDLDDLFDKTIYIRDDNETKTYRNLNTLEEKRKFMYAFWKKRDDSPMTPQNEFKINYFKRMNEANNRFKEDYNPGWKTDRGRIYVQYGPPDQINHYPFESDTKAYEEWKYDVLQGGVEADFIEKEQGTGVYRLVNSNIRGEFKDSNWRALLKQFH; encoded by the coding sequence ATGAAACCATTATTAATAATAATTTTTTCCCTCTTTTTTATTCAAAATATTTTTTCCGCACCTCCGGAAAAATTTTATTTTGACTGCTCTGCATCAGTGTTCAGAGGTTCTGATGGAAAAAATATTGTAGAGTTTTACTATGCTGTTTATCAAAAATTTTTGAAATATTCACCAAGCGGTTCCGGTTTTTCTGCTGATGCCAAGTTAGATGTTACAATTTATCAAAAAAATGTTGATAAACCGATGGCAGTCAATACTTATAAAATTCCCTCTGAAGTAAGTGATACCACCGGAAATAATATTAAAAACAAAATAGTCGGGCAGATAAATTATGAAATGAAATTCGGTGAATATAAAGTTGTTGTTACTGCTTCTGATTTTAATAATCCTTTAATGGTTGACAGCTCTGAGTTTGATTTACTTGTTGAAGATTTCAGCGGCGGTGTAAAGTTAAGTGATATTGAACTTGCTACATCTATAACTAAGTCCACTGATACTAAAAATCTTTTCTACAAAAATACTTTAGAAGTGACTCCTAATGCGGGTGGTTTATATGGTAAAAACGTTTCTGAATTATATTATTATTGCGAACTTTATAATCTTTCTTCTGCTAATATGTCGGAAGAAGCAACTATTAAAAGAAGAATATTATCATTGAATAATGAAGAGTTAGTTTCTTCAGAGAAAAAAATTAAACAAGGTGTAGAATCAAGAGTAGAGTTCGGCATGTTCAAAATTGATACTCTGAAAACAGGCGGCTATATTTTTGAGCTCAGCTTTGTGGATACTCAGAAAAATCTCAATATTGTTAAAACTAAAAAATTCTTCCTTTTTACAGTTACAGATGACAGGCAAAGTTCCGATAAAGGACAAGGCGATTATTTAAAATCGGAATATGTAATTTTAAATGAGAAAGATTTAGATGACCTTTTCGATAAAACTATTTACATCAGAGATGATAATGAAACAAAAACATACAGGAACCTGAATACTTTGGAAGAAAAAAGAAAGTTCATGTATGCATTCTGGAAAAAGAGAGACGATTCACCTATGACACCTCAGAACGAATTTAAGATAAATTATTTCAAAAGGATGAACGAAGCTAATAACAGATTTAAAGAAGATTATAATCCGGGTTGGAAAACTGACAGAGGCAGAATATATGTACAGTATGGACCCCCGGACCAGATTAATCATTATCCTTTTGAAAGCGATACGAAAGCCTATGAAGAATGGAAGTATGATGTGCTGCAGGGCGGTGTAGAAGCAGATTTTATTGAGAAAGAACAAGGAACAGGAGTTTATAGACTTGTAAATTCAAACATAAGAGGTGAATTTAAAGATTCCAACTGGAGAGCATTACTTAAACAGTTTCATTAA
- a CDS encoding CPBP family intramembrane metalloprotease → MSIIGKEFKEIRENFKQLDFKVTYIFLSIAIITFISIAFASTNFYYNNIGSDRFDSRVYWFCMDGALMFILPILSIKFVFKQKLSDYGLQLGNWKYGLITTVIFFIFMIITVWIVSGSESFASTYPQGGPKVKESLMIFFLYELSIAFYMLGWEFFWRGYMLFGLFPKFGWYAIFIQMIPFFILHKGKPELELFGSILAGIILGVQAIRARSFIYAWIIHALVMISVDGISVLRSKSGIYGINISDFFKVITSIFR, encoded by the coding sequence ATGTCTATTATCGGTAAAGAGTTTAAAGAGATTCGCGAAAATTTTAAGCAGTTGGATTTTAAAGTAACGTACATTTTCCTTTCCATTGCAATAATTACTTTCATCTCAATTGCATTTGCATCGACAAATTTTTATTACAATAATATAGGAAGCGACAGGTTCGATTCCCGTGTATATTGGTTTTGTATGGATGGCGCATTGATGTTTATTCTCCCTATTCTTTCTATCAAATTTGTATTCAAGCAAAAACTTTCTGATTACGGGCTGCAGCTTGGCAACTGGAAATACGGCTTAATAACAACAGTCATATTTTTTATTTTCATGATTATTACCGTTTGGATTGTCTCCGGCTCTGAATCATTTGCAAGTACATATCCGCAAGGCGGTCCAAAAGTTAAAGAAAGCCTGATGATTTTCTTTCTTTATGAATTGAGCATAGCTTTCTATATGCTTGGCTGGGAATTTTTCTGGCGGGGATATATGCTCTTTGGTTTATTCCCTAAGTTCGGATGGTATGCAATTTTTATTCAGATGATTCCGTTTTTTATTCTGCATAAGGGGAAACCGGAACTGGAATTATTCGGTTCTATATTAGCAGGCATTATACTGGGTGTGCAGGCAATACGCGCGCGCTCATTCATCTACGCATGGATTATACATGCATTAGTAATGATAAGTGTGGATGGAATATCGGTACTTCGTTCTAAATCTGGAATTTACGGAATTAATATTTCGGATTTTTTTAAAGTAATAACATCTATCTTTAGATAA
- the lptB gene encoding LPS export ABC transporter ATP-binding protein — protein sequence MELSGKNLTKEYKKRVVVNNVSLNIKQGEIVGLLGPNGAGKTTSFYMICGMVKPDSGEVELEKETITKFPMYKRARLGIGYLPQEPSIFRKLSVRNNILAVLQFMKMDKFDMEKKCDQLLKDFNITHIQDSYGYQLSGGERRRTEIARALATDPKFILLDEPFAGIDPIASEEIMKIISKLKGKGIGVLITDHNVHETLSIVDRAYILIEGKIFRQGTANELANDELVRKLYLGESFDVSRYAATAAALK from the coding sequence ATTGAATTATCAGGAAAGAATTTAACTAAAGAATATAAAAAAAGAGTTGTTGTAAACAATGTTTCTTTGAATATTAAGCAGGGAGAAATTGTCGGCTTGCTCGGTCCAAACGGAGCAGGAAAGACAACTTCGTTTTATATGATTTGCGGAATGGTAAAACCCGACAGCGGGGAAGTAGAACTTGAAAAAGAAACAATTACAAAATTCCCTATGTACAAACGCGCAAGACTGGGAATAGGTTACTTGCCTCAGGAGCCTTCAATATTCAGAAAACTTTCTGTTCGTAATAATATACTTGCAGTATTACAGTTTATGAAAATGGATAAGTTTGATATGGAAAAAAAATGCGACCAGCTTTTAAAAGATTTTAATATCACTCACATACAGGATTCATACGGCTACCAGCTTTCAGGCGGTGAAAGACGCAGAACAGAAATTGCCAGAGCCCTTGCAACCGATCCGAAGTTCATTTTGCTTGATGAACCATTCGCAGGAATTGATCCGATTGCATCGGAAGAAATTATGAAAATTATTTCAAAGCTGAAGGGTAAAGGTATCGGAGTTTTAATAACTGACCATAATGTTCACGAAACACTTTCAATTGTGGATAGAGCTTATATATTGATTGAAGGAAAAATATTCAGGCAGGGAACTGCAAACGAGCTCGCCAATGACGAACTCGTTAGAAAATTATATTTGGGTGAAAGTTTTGATGTAAGCAGATATGCAGCTACAGCAGCTGCATTAAAATAA
- a CDS encoding zinc ribbon domain-containing protein: MPTYEYRCENCGNEIEVMQSMKDAPLTKCPKCGKDKLKKMVSGGAGLIFKGSGFYLTDYKKSSTSEASTSKKSETKTESKTEAKPAASKDTTSK; this comes from the coding sequence ATGCCAACATACGAATACAGATGCGAGAACTGCGGGAATGAAATTGAAGTAATGCAGTCAATGAAAGATGCACCGTTAACGAAGTGCCCTAAGTGCGGAAAAGATAAGCTGAAAAAAATGGTTAGCGGAGGAGCGGGATTAATATTTAAAGGAAGCGGATTTTATCTGACTGATTATAAGAAATCAAGTACATCGGAAGCGTCTACATCAAAAAAATCAGAAACAAAAACTGAAAGCAAAACAGAAGCAAAACCTGCTGCATCAAAAGACACAACTTCGAAGTAA